The following coding sequences lie in one Spinacia oleracea cultivar Varoflay chromosome 1, BTI_SOV_V1, whole genome shotgun sequence genomic window:
- the LOC110800446 gene encoding two-component response regulator ARR8, whose protein sequence is MGMAAEPQFHVLAVDDSIIDRKLIERLLKTSSYQVTTVDSGSKALEFLGWQEVEEEPPSVSPDNLQEVEVNLIITDYCMPGMTGYDLLKKVKESSSLRNIPVVIMSSENVPSRITRCLEEGAEEFFLKPVRLSDVNRLKPHMLKAKYGLQQQDMIEVEDILIPEVKPVCQQQQQEQQSQLQQEQEPELNPEEPLHNKQHEQQQQQQQLHQQQNNNSKRKSMEDGLSQDRTRPRYNGLTTVASN, encoded by the exons ATGGGAATGGCAGCAGAACCACAATTTCATGTATTAGCTGTTGACGATAGCATAATTGATAGAAAGCTTATTGAAAGGCTTCTCAAGACTTCATCTTATCAAG TTACAACAGTAGATTCTGGCAGTAAAGCTCTGGAATTTCTGGGTTGGCAAGAAGTAGAAGAAGAACCACCTTCAGTTTCACCTGATAATCTGCAG gAAGTAGAAGTGAATCTAATTATTACAGACTATTGTATGCCTGGGATGACTGGTTATGATTTGCTGAAAAAAGTCAAG GAATCATCTTCACTGAGAAACATACCTGTAGTTATAATGTCATCTGAGAATGTCCCTTCTAGAATTACCAG ATGTTTGGAGGAAGGGGCAGAAGAATTCTTCCTTAAACCAGTGCGATTATCAGATGTAAATAGGCTTAAACCCCATATGTTGAAAGCCAAATACGGGCTACAACAGCAGGACATGATCGAAGTTGAAGATATTCTAATACCCGAGGTAAAACCTGTCTGtcaacaacagcaacaagaacaacaatcacaattgcaacaagaacaagaaccGGAACTAAATCCTGAGGAGCCCCTACATAATAAACAacacgaacaacaacaacagcaacaacaactaCATCAACAACAGAACAATAATAGCAAGCGAAAGTCCATGGAAGATGGACTATCACAAGATAGAACAAGACCTAGATACAATGGTCTCACCACTGTTGCCTCTAATTAG